A stretch of DNA from Arthrobacter jiangjiafuii:
AAGCTCTCCCGTGGCCAGCTCTCTGCCGTCGGCGTCATCATTGGCCTGGCATCGCGGGCGGAGCTGACCTTCTTCGACGAACCGTATCTGGGCCTGGATGCCGTGGCCCGGCAGCTCTTCTACGACCGGCTGCTGACCGACTTCGCGGAGCATCCCCGCACGGTGATCCTCTCCTCCCACCTGATCGATGAAGTGGCCAACCTGCTCGAGCACGTCATCGTCATCGACCACGGACGGATCGTCATGGACGACGAGGTGGACTCCATCACCGGCTCCGCCTTTGCCGTCGCCGGATCCTCCGCCGCGGTGGAGAAGTTCGTGGGCGGAAGACCGGTCCTGCACCGGGACGGACTGGGCGCACTGGCGTCGGTCACCGTGGACACGCCGCTGGGCGACGGCGACCGTGAGCTCGCGCTGGCCCTCGGTTTGGAGCTGGCTCCGGTCTCCCTGCAGCAGCTGGTCGTCCGGCGGACACTGCGGGCCGACGAATCCTACGGCTCCCCGGCGGAGGACAGCGACAAGAACCTGGAGGTCCTGCAATGAACCGCGCATTCGCAGTAGCCCGGATGCAGCTGCTCAACAAGTGGATCTATTTGTGGATCCCGGCAATCATCCTCGTTTCCTCCACCCTGATTGCCCTGGCCATCATCGCCGTCATTCCGGACAGCGGTGCACCCAACCTGGCTTTCTCCGG
This window harbors:
- a CDS encoding ABC transporter ATP-binding protein, which encodes MNVIQTRGLTRRYRDQLALDNVTLNLEPNRIYGLLGRNGAGKTTLMSILTAQEFASSGEVRVFGADPFENEHVLSRLCFVRESQKYPDDFTICNALDAAALFFPRWNKDLAQTLLEDFQLPQPKKHRIKKLSRGQLSAVGVIIGLASRAELTFFDEPYLGLDAVARQLFYDRLLTDFAEHPRTVILSSHLIDEVANLLEHVIVIDHGRIVMDDEVDSITGSAFAVAGSSAAVEKFVGGRPVLHRDGLGALASVTVDTPLGDGDRELALALGLELAPVSLQQLVVRRTLRADESYGSPAEDSDKNLEVLQ